One Rosa chinensis cultivar Old Blush chromosome 5, RchiOBHm-V2, whole genome shotgun sequence genomic region harbors:
- the LOC112202623 gene encoding dehydrogenase/reductase SDR family member on chromosome X isoform X2, with amino-acid sequence MKEALDFVLSMEFWRMGLRWTLSLLISYWHLLFASTTTPPSRSPPPSSPSRPVCIITGAMCIAHNPILYAVGRSSRLLEKTMMEIKRKNESAQLKAFEVDLSSFQSILQFKASLQQWLSDSQMHSSIHLLINNAGILATSSRFTSEGYDQMMATNYLSAFFLSKLLLPLLRNSLIPSRIVNVTSFTHRSVSNIQVAKDTVSGKCFSRLKRYPYAHVYEYSKLFLLLFSYELHRQLGLMDISRHVSVIAVDPGVVETNILREVPPCLSSLANKVLRSLWFLQSPEVGISSILDAAFAPPETSGVYFFGGKGNTVSSSMLSYDAKLAQELWSASSDLFLESQLAFKETSTSVSNFVS; translated from the exons ATGAAGGAGGCATTGGATTTTGTACTGTCCATGGAATTCTGGAGAATGGGCCTGCGATGGACTCTCAGTCTTCTCATCTCTTACTGGCACCTCCTCTTTGCCTCGACTACTACTCCTCCTTCCAGATCACCGCCTCCCTCATCTCCGTCGAGGCCCGTCTGCATCATCACCGGC GCAATGTGTATAGCTCATAATCCGATTCTGTATGCAGTTGGACGCTCATCTCGCTTGTTAGAAAAG ACGATGATGGAAATTAAGAGGAAGAATGAGAGTGCACAGCTGAAAGCTTTCGAGGTTGATCTCTCATCATTCCAGTCGATTCTTCAGTTTAAAGCCTCCCTACAGCAGTGGCTTTCCGACTCGCAAATGCACTCTTCGATCCATCTCCTAATTAACAATGCTGGAATACTTGCTACCTCGTCTAGATTCACCTCTGAAGGCTATGATCA GATGATGGCTACAAATTACTTGAGTGCATTTTTTCTTAGTAAACTATTGTTACCGCTTCTCAGAAACAGCTTGATTCCTTCCCGTATAGTGAATGTCACATCTTTCACACATCGAAGTG TATCGAATATACAGGTTGCCAAGGATACTGTATCTGGGAAGTGCTTCAGCAGATTAAAAAGATACCCATATGCTCATGTATATGAGTATTCCAAAT TGTTTCTACTGCTCTTCTCCTATGAGCTTCATCGCCAACTTGGCTTGATGGACATATCTCGTCACGTCTCCGTCAT TGCTGTGGATCCTGGTGTTGTTGAAACCAACATCTTGCGAGAAGTTCCTCCATGCCTATCCAGTTTGGCCAATAAAGTTTTGAGAAGTCTTTGGTTCTTGCAGTCACCTGAAGTTGGAATCAGTTCCATTCTCGATGCAGCATTTGCTCCACCA GAAACATCTGGAGTTTACTTTTTTGGTGGAAAGGGCAACACTGTCAGCTCTTCTATGCTTTCATATGATGCCAAACTTGCACAGGAACTTTGGAGTGCATCGTCTGATCTGTTTTTAGAGTCacagcttgctttcaaggaaaCCTCCACTTCTGTATCAAACTTTGTATCATAG
- the LOC112202623 gene encoding dehydrogenase/reductase SDR family member on chromosome X isoform X1, protein MKEALDFVLSMEFWRMGLRWTLSLLISYWHLLFASTTTPPSRSPPPSSPSRPVCIITGATSGLGAAAAHALSARGFFVVLVGRSSRLLEKTMMEIKRKNESAQLKAFEVDLSSFQSILQFKASLQQWLSDSQMHSSIHLLINNAGILATSSRFTSEGYDQMMATNYLSAFFLSKLLLPLLRNSLIPSRIVNVTSFTHRSVSNIQVAKDTVSGKCFSRLKRYPYAHVYEYSKLFLLLFSYELHRQLGLMDISRHVSVIAVDPGVVETNILREVPPCLSSLANKVLRSLWFLQSPEVGISSILDAAFAPPETSGVYFFGGKGNTVSSSMLSYDAKLAQELWSASSDLFLESQLAFKETSTSVSNFVS, encoded by the exons ATGAAGGAGGCATTGGATTTTGTACTGTCCATGGAATTCTGGAGAATGGGCCTGCGATGGACTCTCAGTCTTCTCATCTCTTACTGGCACCTCCTCTTTGCCTCGACTACTACTCCTCCTTCCAGATCACCGCCTCCCTCATCTCCGTCGAGGCCCGTCTGCATCATCACCGGC GCGACTTCTGGATTGGGCGCCGCCGCGGCCCATGCTCTCTCCGCTCGTGGCTTCTTTGTGGTTCTCG TTGGACGCTCATCTCGCTTGTTAGAAAAG ACGATGATGGAAATTAAGAGGAAGAATGAGAGTGCACAGCTGAAAGCTTTCGAGGTTGATCTCTCATCATTCCAGTCGATTCTTCAGTTTAAAGCCTCCCTACAGCAGTGGCTTTCCGACTCGCAAATGCACTCTTCGATCCATCTCCTAATTAACAATGCTGGAATACTTGCTACCTCGTCTAGATTCACCTCTGAAGGCTATGATCA GATGATGGCTACAAATTACTTGAGTGCATTTTTTCTTAGTAAACTATTGTTACCGCTTCTCAGAAACAGCTTGATTCCTTCCCGTATAGTGAATGTCACATCTTTCACACATCGAAGTG TATCGAATATACAGGTTGCCAAGGATACTGTATCTGGGAAGTGCTTCAGCAGATTAAAAAGATACCCATATGCTCATGTATATGAGTATTCCAAAT TGTTTCTACTGCTCTTCTCCTATGAGCTTCATCGCCAACTTGGCTTGATGGACATATCTCGTCACGTCTCCGTCAT TGCTGTGGATCCTGGTGTTGTTGAAACCAACATCTTGCGAGAAGTTCCTCCATGCCTATCCAGTTTGGCCAATAAAGTTTTGAGAAGTCTTTGGTTCTTGCAGTCACCTGAAGTTGGAATCAGTTCCATTCTCGATGCAGCATTTGCTCCACCA GAAACATCTGGAGTTTACTTTTTTGGTGGAAAGGGCAACACTGTCAGCTCTTCTATGCTTTCATATGATGCCAAACTTGCACAGGAACTTTGGAGTGCATCGTCTGATCTGTTTTTAGAGTCacagcttgctttcaaggaaaCCTCCACTTCTGTATCAAACTTTGTATCATAG
- the LOC112203745 gene encoding uncharacterized protein LOC112203745, with protein sequence MLFLAVIGLFLSVLRHQHAIHIFIVSGWLLVAITFILCGAFVILNNAVSDTCMAMEEWVENPHAETALSNVLPCVDQKTTNHTLSQSKGIINDMVTVVNTFIYTYANTYPSHSDLYYYNQSGPLMPALCYPYDSELRDTQCGDQQVSITNASLVWQNYTCEVSASGMCITPGRVKPEIYTQLVAVVNESYALQH encoded by the exons ATGCTTTTCCTAGCTGTGATCGGTCTTT TTCTGTCCGTCCTTCGGCACCAACATGCAATTCACAT ATTCATTGTTAGTGGATGGCTACTTGTTGCAATTACATTCATTCTTTGTGGAGCCTTTGTGATCCTCAACAA TGCTGTTTCTGACACCTGTATGGCAATGGAAGAATGGGTAGAAAATCCCCACGCTGAAACAGCACTTAGCAATGTCCTTCCATGTGTTGACCAAAAAACCACAAACCACACACTGAGCCAGAGTAAAGGAATTATCAATGACATGGTCACTGTTGTCAACACGTTCATCTACACCTATGCCAATACGTATCCATCGCATTCTGATCTGTATTATTACAATCAGTCTGGACCTCTGATGCCAGCTCTTTGTTACCCATATGATTCTGAGTTAAGAGATACTCAGTGTGGGGATCAACAGGTGTCTATTACAAATGCTTCTTTG GTTTGGCAGAACTATACATGTGAAGTCTCAGCATCTGGGATGTGCATCACTCCCGGAAGGGTGAAGCCAGAGATCTACACTCAGCTAGTTGCAGTAGTTAATGAGAGCTATGCACTACAGCACTAA
- the LOC112166107 gene encoding pirin-like protein, which yields MSETEVSLGFKEGRVVVRKFLARPQHEGVGAIVRRSIGRFELRYFDPFLVLDEFSVTAPAGFPDHPHRGFETVTYMLQGAITHEDFEGHKGTIGAGDVQWMTAGRGIVHSEMPAAQGTQKGLQLWINLSSKHKMIEPKYQEMVSKDIAEATKDGIEVRVIAGEALGTKSPIYTRTPTMYLDFTLKPGAHLQQPIPTSWNAFVYVLEGEGIFGTPKSLPVAGHHLLLLGSGDGLGAWNMSSKNLRFILVGGQPLGEPVKQLGPFVMNTEEEIDQTIDDFENCVNGFEKATHWRSGSALSLDF from the exons ATGTCTGAGACAGAAGTTTCACTTGGTTTTAAAGAAGGTCGAGTTGTGGTGAGGAAGTTCTTGGCTAGGCCTCAGCATGAAGGAGTTGGTGCCATTGTTAGAAGAAGCATTGGGAG GTTTGAGCTGAGATACTTTGATCCTTTTCTTGTTCTGGATGAGTTCTCAG TTACTGCTCCTGCTGGATTCCCtgatcatccacatagag GGTTTGAGACGGTGACCTACATGTTGCAG GGAGCCATCACACATGAAGATTTCGAAGGGCACAAAGGGACAATAGGAGCCGGCGATGTGCAGTGGATGACTGCAGGTAGAGGTATTGTTCACTCGGAAATGCCTGCAGCCCAAGGAACCCAAAAGGGTCTACAGTTGTGGATAAACCTCTCCTCCAAACATAAAAT GATTGAGCCAAAGTACCAAGAAATGGTCagcaaggacattgcagaggcTACAAAAGATGGGATCGAGGTTAGAGTTATAGCAGGAGAAGCCTTGGGAACAAAGTCACCAATCTACACAAGAACCCCAACCATGTACTTGGACTTCACTCTCAAACCAGGAGCTCACCTTCAGCAACCAATACCAACATCATGGAATGCATTTGTATACGTCTTGGAGGGGGAGGGCATTTTTGGAACTCCAAAGTCATTGCCAGTGGCAGGTCACCACCTTCTTCTTTTAGGATCTGGGGATGGATTGGGGGCATGGAACATGTCTTCCAAGAACCTTAGGTTTATATTAGTTGGAGGTCAACCTTTGGGGGAGCCTGTAAAGCAACTAGGGCCCTTTGTGATGAACACTGAGGAAGAGATTGATCAAACCATTGATGACTTTGAAAACTGTGTCAATGGATTTGAGAAGGCAACACATTGGAGATCTGGATCTGCACTTAGCCTTGATTTTTAG
- the LOC112165880 gene encoding beta-1,2-xylosyltransferase — MNKNSWLLKIVVFLFALNSLSLCLYFTSHSKTPTPPPLNPHPQVNRLPLTDQTHRHHYRFSKPWPILPSYLPWSQTPNAEFRSCEAYFGNGFTRRVDLLKPTKDSGSWFRCAFSQTLRSSVCEGGGIRMVPDRVKMSIGGEVLEDVIGRGEEVELPEFRNGAFEVDGGVGGGGEERGLVSREFLDEYVPRGEIGKHTMRELIASIRVVPSKEFQCTGWIEEPTLLVTRFEYANVFHTFTDWYSGYVASRVTGLPSRPHVVFVDGHCRTQLEETWKALFSSIRYAKNFSGPVCFRHAIISPLGYETAWFKGLTEDIACEGASAPELWQHPDDKKTARLSEFGEMIRAAFGIPVHRQRIEKQASGLNILFVRREDYLPHPRHGGKVESRLSNEQEVFDALKSWVSNHKECKINLVNGLFAHMSMKEQVRAIQDASVIIGAHGAGLTHIVSALPKTVVLEIISSQYRRPHFALIAQWKGLEYHAINLAGLYASPSVVIDNLSRILRTLGC; from the exons ATGAACAAAAACTCGTGGCTCCTGAAGATCGTGGTGTTCCTCTTCGCCCTaaactccctctctctctgccTGTACTTCACTTCCCACTCCAAAACCCCCACCCCTCCACCCCTCAACCCCCACCCTCAAGTCAACCGCCTCCCCCTAACAGATCAAACCCACCGCCACCACTACCGCTTCTCTAAGCCATGGCCGATCCTCCCCTCCTACCTCCCCTGGTCCCAGACCCCAAACGCGGAGTTCCGCTCCTGCGAGGCCTACTTCGGCAACGGCTTCACCCGCCGGGTCGATCTCCTCAAGCCCACTAAAGATTCCGGCAGCTGGTTCCGCTGCGCGTTCAGCCAGACCCTGAGGAGCTCCGTGTGCGAGGGAGGGGGGATCCGGATGGTGCCGGACAGGGTCAAGATGTCGATCGGCGGCGAGGTTTTAGAGGATGTGATTGGGAGAGGGGAGGAGGTGGAGTTGCCGGAGTTTCGAAACGGTGCGTTTGAGGTCGATGGTGGGGTTGGtggaggaggagaggagagagggcTTGTGAGCAGAGAGTTTCTTGATGAGTATGTGCCGCGTGGTGAGATTGGGAAGCATACTATGAGGGAGCTGATCGCGTCGATTCGGGTCGTGCCCAGTAAAGAGTTTCAGTGCACTGGG TGGATTGAGGAGCCAACGCTTCTGGTCACACGGTTTGAGTATGCAAATGTTTTCCACACATTCACGGATTGGTATAGCGGTTACGTAGCTTCCAGAGTCACTGGCTTACCTAGCCGGCCTCATGTTGTCTTTGTAGATGGCCATTGTAGG ACACAATTGGAAGAAACATGGAAAGCGTTGTTCTCTAGCATTAGATATGCGAAAAACTTTAGCGGTCCAGTTTGTTTTCGTCATGCTATTATTTCACCTCTTGGATATGAAACTGCATGGTTTAAGGGGCTCACTGAAGATATAGCGTGTGAGGGAGCTTCTGCACCAGAGCTGTGGCAACACCCTGATGACAAGAAAACTGCACGACTGTCTGAGTTTGGAGAAATGATTAGAGCTGCTTTTGGAATTCCAGTGCATAGGCAGCGTATAGAGAAGCAAGCCTCAGGTCTCAATATCCTTTTTGTTCGCCGTGAAGATTATCTACCGCATCCACGTCACGGTGGTAAAGTTGAATCAAGGTTAAGCAACGAACAAGAAGTCTTTGATGCCTTAAAGAGCTGGGTGTCGAATCACAAGGAATGCAAAATAAACTTAGTGAACGGATTGTTTGCACACATGTCGATGAAAGAACAAGTCCGGGCCATTCAAGATGCTTCTGTTATTATTGGTGCTCATGGTGCAGGTCTCACGCATATAGTATCTGCATTGCCGAAAACCGTGGTTCTGGAGATCATTAGCAGCCAATATAGACGGCCACATTTTGCTTTAATTGCCCAGTGGAAAGGGTTGGAATATCATGCCATTAATCTTGCGGGTTTGTATGCCTCTCCATCAGTTGTTATTGACAACCTTAGCCGTATACTGAGGACCCTTGGGTGCTGA
- the LOC112166897 gene encoding probable 2-oxoglutarate-dependent dioxygenase AOP1: protein MGSDSQYQIPAIEFIMNSPEMDRGTDEWYHLCKKVREACENYGCFEIVYDKIPPQLRAETFSASRKLFSLPLETKKQNLNPKPYQGYVGPSVRAPLYEGFGFEEASNYESLGSLTEDIWSHDQFCTVISMMKQLDELKDMINLMILDSYGLEETSNLIMVSKTLLRLQKYTAPPSREYTMGSPAHTDKNFGTILFDDQVSGLEVQTKDEQWVKLSISPRSFVFVVGDSLMAWSNGRMHSVNHRVMMCGEKERHSLAAFALPIEGSIIKAQKELVDEDYPRILKDFDYTDFSKFIFSEGRAIESQMQVFAYAGIRT, encoded by the exons ATGGGTTCAGATTCTCAATACCAAATTCCGGCAATAGAATTCATAATGAATTCGCCAGAAATGGACCGAGGAACTGATGAGTGGTACCATCTGTGCAAGAAGGTTCGAGAGGCTTGTGAAAATTATGGTTGCTTCGAAATTGTGTATGATAAGATACCTCCGCAGTTAAGAGCCGAAACCTTCTCTGCGTCAAGGAAACTCTTCAGCCTTCCACTTGAGACAAAGAAGCAGAACCTTAATCCAAAACCTTACCAGGGTTACGTTGGACCAAGTGTCCGTGCTCCCTTGTATGAAGGCTTTGGCTTTGAGGAAGCATCCAACTATGAATCCCTTGGTAGCTTGACAGAAGATATCTGGAGTCATGACCAGTTTTG CACTGTCATTTCTATGATGAAGCAGCTGGATGAGCTGAAAGATATGATTAACTTGATGATTCTTGATAGCTATGGTTTGGAAGAGACATCAAATTTGATCATGGTGTCCAAGACACTGCTACGGTTACAGAAGTACACGGCACCTCCTTCAAGGGAGTACACCATGGGATCCCCGGCTCACACTGACAAGAATTTTGGCACAATCCTTTTTGATGATCAAGTTTCAGGTCTTGAAGTTCAAACCAAGGATGAACAATGGGTCAAGTTGTCTATATCTCCTCGCTCTTTCGTCTTTGTTGTTGGAGACTCCCTCATG GCATGGAGCAATGGCAGAATGCATTCTGTGAATCATCGGGTGATGATGTGTGGGGAAAAAGAACGACATTCTTTAGCAGCATTTGCACTTCCAATAGAGGGTTCCATTATCAAGGCACAAAAGGAGCTAGTAGATGAAGACTACCCCCGTATTCTTAAAGATTTCGACTATACAGACTTTAGCAAGTTCATCTTTTCAGAAGGAAGAGCCATCGAATCACAAATGCAAGTTTTCGCATATGCTGGAATTAGAACTTGA